The following proteins are encoded in a genomic region of Candidatus Paceibacterota bacterium:
- a CDS encoding transketolase C-terminal domain-containing protein, protein MLKNGIKETIFLEKAKRETTRVGFGEGLLLAGEKNRQVVALSADLCESTQVEKFKIRFPESYVEVGVAEQNLVGVAAGLAHLGKIPFAASYAVFSPGRTWEQIRTTICYNNQNVKIVGSHSGLTVGPDGATHQALEDIALMRVLPNMTVLSPCDYLEARRLTLLAAEWQGPTYIRLDRDKTPLITTLDTHCKIGQAETFWAPENNQKATVAILATGPIIYKALIAAKELLKGRIEVEVINFSTVKPLDETTLIRIGKNIGKVVTVENHQKAGGFGSAVSEFYSQYLPIPMEILGINDQFGQSGTAEELLEYYGLGAKDIIAAVKRILNR, encoded by the coding sequence ATGCTTAAAAACGGAATTAAGGAAACGATTTTTCTAGAGAAGGCCAAAAGAGAGACCACTCGGGTGGGTTTCGGAGAAGGGCTCCTTTTGGCAGGAGAAAAAAATAGGCAAGTAGTAGCTTTATCTGCAGATTTATGCGAATCTACTCAGGTAGAAAAATTTAAAATTCGCTTTCCCGAAAGCTATGTTGAAGTAGGAGTAGCAGAACAAAATTTAGTTGGGGTTGCTGCTGGCCTAGCGCATCTGGGTAAAATTCCTTTTGCTGCTTCATATGCTGTATTTTCTCCCGGCAGAACTTGGGAGCAAATCAGAACCACTATTTGTTACAACAATCAAAATGTCAAAATCGTGGGTTCACATAGCGGGTTGACTGTGGGACCGGATGGCGCTACTCACCAAGCGCTGGAAGATATTGCCCTTATGAGAGTGTTGCCCAATATGACAGTGCTCTCGCCTTGCGACTATCTGGAAGCTCGCCGGTTAACTTTATTAGCGGCTGAATGGCAAGGTCCGACCTATATTCGTTTGGATAGAGATAAAACGCCTTTAATTACTACTCTAGATACTCATTGCAAAATTGGTCAAGCGGAAACTTTTTGGGCGCCAGAAAATAATCAAAAAGCAACAGTAGCTATTTTAGCAACCGGCCCCATCATCTACAAAGCTTTGATAGCAGCGAAGGAGCTATTGAAAGGAAGGATAGAAGTTGAAGTGATTAATTTTTCTACTGTTAAACCCTTAGATGAAACTACCCTAATAAGAATAGGAAAAAATATTGGCAAAGTGGTGACGGTAGAGAATCATCAAAAGGCTGGCGGCTTCGGTTCAGCCGTGAGCGAGTTTTACAGTCAATATCTGCCTATTCCCATGGAAATTTTGGGTATTAATGACCAATTTGGTCAATCGGGCACAGCTGAAGAGCTATTGGAATATTATGGGCTGGGCGCTAAAGACATTATTGCGGCCGTAAAAAGAATTCTTAATCGTTAA
- a CDS encoding carbohydrate kinase family protein → MLDILTIGTITQDIFLCNLDRAHTQKIKKRPYLCLPLGAKLGVGKIVSTYGGSALNTAISFKKQGLSVGVIGLNCNGEDNIKIPNILRQNRISNFLWQLDSLSHLPLSIILVNEDGERTILNHKEEAYKWPKDVFLKMPESRVVVVGSLNGQKEIWQALLKEKRNKKFILAANPGRGDLDIFKSHPNLLNGIDVFMLNREEGAYLTGEKYAHWQKIFKTLDKLVQGIVVMTDGERGAMASDGQTIWSAAAIHPETLVEKTGAGDSFLSGFVYGLYNFPNLSYWDKSAAGIERALRLGTVNAYNVVRFVGASTGLFSFKNLPTEIIKTVHIKMVDKI, encoded by the coding sequence ATGTTGGATATTTTAACCATCGGGACCATCACTCAAGATATATTCTTGTGTAATCTTGACCGCGCTCATACGCAGAAAATAAAAAAAAGACCTTATCTTTGCCTTCCCTTAGGAGCTAAATTAGGCGTGGGGAAAATTGTGTCTACTTATGGCGGGAGCGCTTTAAATACAGCCATTAGTTTTAAAAAACAAGGCTTGAGTGTTGGTGTTATAGGCCTAAATTGCAACGGCGAAGATAATATCAAAATTCCCAATATTTTAAGACAAAATAGAATCTCTAATTTTCTCTGGCAGTTAGATTCTTTAAGCCATTTGCCCTTGTCAATCATTTTGGTAAATGAAGACGGTGAGCGTACCATACTTAACCATAAAGAAGAAGCTTATAAATGGCCCAAGGACGTTTTTTTAAAAATGCCCGAGAGTCGAGTGGTAGTAGTAGGCTCCTTAAATGGCCAGAAAGAAATTTGGCAGGCGTTATTGAAAGAGAAGAGGAATAAGAAATTTATTTTAGCGGCTAATCCTGGCAGGGGAGATTTGGATATTTTTAAAAGCCATCCCAATCTTTTGAATGGGATAGATGTTTTTATGTTAAATAGGGAAGAGGGCGCTTATTTGACTGGTGAAAAATATGCGCATTGGCAAAAAATTTTTAAAACTTTGGATAAGTTAGTACAAGGCATAGTAGTAATGACTGATGGCGAAAGAGGAGCCATGGCGTCTGATGGCCAAACCATTTGGAGCGCAGCAGCCATCCATCCAGAAACTTTAGTAGAAAAAACTGGGGCAGGCGACTCTTTTCTGAGCGGTTTCGTTTATGGGTTATATAATTTCCCAAATTTATCTTATTGGGATAAATCGGCTGCCGGCATAGAGAGAGCCTTGCGCTTGGGGACAGTTAATGCTTATAATGTAGTAAGGTTCGTGGGCGCTTCTACAGGCTTATTTTCCTTTAAAAATTTACCTACAGAAATTATAAAAACCGTTCATATTAAAATGGTCGACAAAATTTAA
- a CDS encoding RpiB/LacA/LacB family sugar-phosphate isomerase — MLFIGADHRGFSLKEGLKKYLLEQKIPFTDLGNSKLEENDDYPPIAASVAQQVGASKKNYGLLICGNGVGVSIVANKFKNVRAGLVWTAAVAKTAKADDDINIICLPADYITLKDAQKVVIAWLRTSFKNETKYKRRLSQIAQIEKI, encoded by the coding sequence ATGTTATTTATCGGCGCTGACCATAGAGGTTTCTCTTTAAAAGAAGGATTGAAAAAATATTTGCTTGAGCAAAAAATTCCTTTTACAGATTTGGGTAATTCTAAACTTGAAGAAAATGATGATTATCCGCCTATAGCAGCCTCAGTGGCGCAACAGGTAGGGGCATCTAAAAAAAATTACGGGTTGCTTATTTGTGGAAATGGAGTGGGCGTCTCCATCGTAGCCAATAAATTCAAAAATGTCAGAGCCGGACTCGTTTGGACTGCAGCTGTTGCCAAAACAGCTAAAGCAGATGATGATATCAATATTATTTGTTTGCCAGCAGATTACATCACTTTAAAGGATGCCCAAAAAGTAGTAATTGCTTGGCTTAGAACCTCTTTTAAGAATGAGACAAAATATAAACGTCGTTTAAGTCAGATAGCGCAAATAGAAAAAATTTAA
- a CDS encoding transketolase yields MSLPSKEQIKALKTLCTKIRIEIIQMLLAAGSGHTAGPLGSVEEFVGLYFGGSVKYDTSNPLADNRDIVVVSCGHYAPAYYAVLAYAGFFPVDKLKELRSFGSPLQGHPHRGELPGVETTSGPLGEGLSQAVGMALALKMNHKKNHVFCLMSDGEQDEGNTWEAVLLANKYHLDNLVVIIDRNNMQISGTTEKVLPLEKLADKYISFGWETMEIDGNDLKSVIYALHKAKNFKVGPVAIIAKTIPGYGVKFMENKPQWHGKAPNAREAEKAIKLLSE; encoded by the coding sequence ATGTCTTTACCTTCCAAAGAGCAAATTAAGGCGCTCAAAACCTTGTGCACAAAAATTAGAATTGAAATTATTCAAATGCTTCTCGCTGCCGGTTCCGGGCATACCGCTGGTCCTTTGGGAAGCGTGGAGGAGTTTGTCGGTCTCTATTTTGGCGGTAGTGTTAAATACGATACCAGTAATCCTTTAGCGGATAACAGAGATATCGTAGTAGTTTCTTGCGGCCATTATGCGCCGGCCTATTATGCGGTTTTGGCTTACGCCGGGTTTTTCCCTGTAGACAAGCTTAAAGAATTGCGTAGTTTTGGCTCTCCTCTGCAGGGTCATCCGCACAGGGGTGAATTACCCGGTGTAGAAACTACCTCGGGCCCATTAGGGGAAGGACTCTCACAGGCCGTAGGAATGGCGCTGGCTCTTAAGATGAATCATAAAAAGAATCATGTTTTCTGTCTCATGTCAGATGGGGAACAGGATGAAGGTAATACTTGGGAGGCGGTCCTTTTGGCGAACAAGTATCACTTGGACAATTTAGTCGTTATTATTGATAGAAATAATATGCAAATAAGCGGAACGACAGAAAAAGTCTTGCCCTTGGAGAAGCTTGCTGACAAATATATTTCTTTCGGTTGGGAAACGATGGAAATAGATGGTAATGATTTAAAAAGCGTAATTTATGCCTTGCATAAAGCTAAAAATTTTAAAGTTGGACCAGTGGCAATTATTGCCAAAACTATTCCTGGTTATGGCGTAAAATTTATGGAGAATAAGCCGCAATGGCATGGGAAAGCTCCCAATGCTCGTGAAGCCGAAAAGGCTATAAAATTATTAAGCGAATAG